A stretch of Candidatus Macondimonas diazotrophica DNA encodes these proteins:
- the clpS gene encoding ATP-dependent Clp protease adapter ClpS — protein MMESGQPGGHDGEAVVENAKPKLKPPPHFKVVMLNDDFTPMEFVVHVLERFFGMDRTQATHVMLQVHTRGKAVCGIYPAQIAETKVTQVNDYARKHQHPLLSSLEEA, from the coding sequence ATGATGGAGTCGGGTCAGCCGGGCGGTCACGACGGTGAGGCCGTTGTCGAGAATGCCAAGCCGAAGCTCAAGCCGCCGCCCCATTTCAAGGTGGTCATGCTCAATGACGACTTCACACCGATGGAGTTCGTGGTGCACGTGCTGGAGCGATTTTTTGGCATGGATCGCACCCAGGCCACCCATGTGATGCTTCAGGTCCACACTCGAGGCAAGGCGGTCTGCGGCATTTATCCGGCCCAGATTGCCGAAACGAAAGTTACGCAAGTCAATGATTACGCGCGCAAGCATCAGCATCCACTGTTGTCTTCCCTAGAGGAAGCCTGA
- the clpA gene encoding ATP-dependent Clp protease ATP-binding subunit ClpA has translation MLSKELEFAINAAFTGARAKRHEFITVEHLLLALLDNALVADALRSCGADLAQLGRELREYIDSHTPVVDDPEQHDVQPTLGFQRVLQRAFFHVQSAGKKEVTALNVLVAIFSEQEAQAVFLLNKQSVTRLDVVNYISHGIRKVHDHEEEDDASAAAESNENNGDQDENASPLDLYAANLNARARKGRIDPLIGRDSEVERVVQILCRRRKNNPLLVGEAGVGKTAIAEGLAWLITQGRVPEILQDATIYALDLGALVAGTKYRGDFEKRLKGVLAQLRKQKGAVLFIDEIHTLIGAGSASGGVMDASNLLKPMLASGDLKCIGSTTYQEYRGIFEKDRALARRFQKIDVPEPTVDETYQILKGLQRHFEQFHKVRYTQPALRAAAELSARYITDRHLPDKAIDIVDEVGASLQLLPEARRRKTVTAGDVEAIVAKVARIPPKQVSRSDRETMRNLERDLKLVIYGQDAAILTLANAIKTNRSGLGNPDRPIGSFLFAGPTGVGKTEVTRQLANVLGIELIRFDMSEYMERHTVSRLIGAPPGYVGFDQGGLLTDAILKTPHAVVLLDEIEKAHPDVFNLLLQVMDHGTLTDNNGRKVDFRNVIVVMTTNAGAEAMQRPSMGFTLQNHQTDVMETIKRAFSPEFRNRLDAIVQFKPLDAATILHVVDKFLTQLEVQLETKRVALTVSDEARAWLAERGYDPQMGARPMGRVIQEQIKRPLADEILFGRLTEGGRVRVEVQDERLTLEVDSRVAAV, from the coding sequence ATGTTGAGCAAAGAGCTGGAATTCGCCATCAATGCCGCTTTCACCGGCGCTCGCGCCAAGCGGCATGAATTCATCACGGTAGAGCATTTGTTGTTGGCTCTGCTGGACAATGCGCTGGTGGCGGATGCGCTGCGCTCGTGCGGCGCAGATCTCGCGCAGTTGGGGCGGGAGTTGCGCGAGTACATCGACAGCCATACCCCGGTCGTGGATGACCCTGAGCAGCACGATGTCCAGCCCACCCTCGGCTTTCAGCGGGTGTTGCAACGGGCCTTTTTCCACGTGCAATCAGCCGGCAAGAAGGAGGTGACTGCACTCAACGTGCTGGTGGCCATCTTCAGCGAACAGGAAGCCCAGGCGGTGTTTCTGCTCAACAAGCAGTCGGTGACCCGCCTCGATGTCGTCAATTACATTTCCCACGGCATTCGCAAGGTGCATGATCACGAAGAGGAAGATGACGCCTCGGCCGCAGCGGAGTCGAACGAGAACAACGGCGATCAGGATGAAAATGCCAGCCCACTGGACCTGTATGCCGCCAACCTCAATGCGCGGGCTCGCAAAGGGCGTATCGACCCGCTGATCGGACGCGATTCCGAAGTTGAGCGCGTGGTTCAGATCCTGTGCCGGCGTCGCAAGAACAATCCGTTGCTGGTGGGCGAGGCCGGCGTGGGCAAGACCGCCATCGCAGAAGGCCTGGCCTGGCTGATCACTCAGGGCCGTGTGCCCGAAATCCTCCAGGATGCGACCATCTATGCGTTGGATCTGGGTGCCCTTGTGGCCGGAACGAAATATCGTGGCGACTTCGAGAAGCGCCTCAAAGGCGTATTGGCACAGTTGCGCAAGCAAAAGGGCGCCGTGCTCTTCATCGACGAGATTCACACCCTCATCGGCGCGGGTTCGGCGTCCGGCGGGGTGATGGATGCGTCCAATCTGCTCAAGCCGATGCTGGCGTCGGGAGATCTCAAATGCATCGGCTCGACGACGTATCAGGAGTATCGCGGCATCTTCGAGAAAGATCGCGCCTTGGCGCGGCGCTTTCAGAAAATCGATGTTCCGGAACCCACAGTCGACGAGACCTATCAGATTCTGAAAGGCTTGCAACGGCATTTCGAGCAATTCCACAAGGTGCGCTATACCCAGCCCGCGCTGCGCGCGGCGGCGGAGTTGTCGGCCCGCTACATCACCGACCGTCACCTGCCCGACAAGGCCATCGATATCGTGGATGAAGTCGGGGCAAGTCTGCAGCTGTTGCCCGAGGCGCGACGGCGCAAAACCGTGACGGCAGGGGATGTCGAAGCCATCGTGGCGAAAGTCGCGCGCATTCCGCCCAAGCAGGTGTCCCGGTCCGACCGGGAGACCATGCGCAATCTCGAGCGGGACCTGAAGCTCGTGATCTACGGTCAGGATGCCGCCATCCTAACCTTGGCCAATGCCATCAAGACCAATCGCTCCGGCTTGGGAAATCCGGACCGGCCGATCGGCAGTTTCCTGTTTGCCGGACCCACCGGTGTCGGCAAGACCGAGGTCACACGGCAATTGGCGAACGTGCTGGGAATCGAGTTGATCCGCTTCGACATGTCCGAATATATGGAGCGCCATACCGTGTCCCGTCTGATCGGTGCACCTCCTGGCTATGTCGGCTTTGATCAGGGCGGGCTGTTGACCGATGCCATCCTCAAAACCCCGCATGCGGTGGTGCTGCTGGATGAGATCGAAAAGGCCCATCCGGACGTATTCAACCTGCTGTTGCAGGTCATGGATCATGGGACGCTGACTGATAACAACGGTCGCAAGGTGGATTTTCGCAACGTGATCGTCGTGATGACCACCAATGCCGGTGCCGAGGCAATGCAGCGTCCGTCGATGGGTTTCACTCTTCAGAATCACCAGACCGACGTCATGGAGACGATCAAGCGCGCTTTCTCGCCGGAGTTCCGCAATCGCCTCGACGCTATCGTACAGTTCAAGCCCCTCGATGCAGCGACGATTCTGCACGTGGTGGACAAATTCCTGACCCAGCTGGAAGTTCAACTGGAAACCAAGCGGGTAGCACTGACGGTGAGTGATGAGGCGCGGGCTTGGCTGGCCGAGCGAGGCTATGACCCGCAGATGGGTGCACGGCCCATGGGCCGCGTGATCCAGGAACAGATCAAGCGTCCACTGGCGGACGAGATCCTGTTCGGGCGCTTGACCGAGGGTGGGCGAGTCCGGGTCGAGGTGCAGGATGAGCGGTTGACGCTCGAGGTTGATTCGCGCGTTGCGGCTGTCTAG
- the infA gene encoding translation initiation factor IF-1: MSKEDMIEMQGKVIDTLPNTTFRVQLDNGHVVTAHISGKMRKHYIRILTGDTVTVQLTPYDLTKGRIVFRGR; the protein is encoded by the coding sequence ATGTCGAAAGAAGATATGATCGAAATGCAGGGCAAGGTCATTGATACCTTACCCAATACCACCTTCCGGGTTCAGCTCGACAACGGGCACGTCGTCACGGCCCATATTTCCGGCAAGATGCGCAAGCACTACATCCGCATCCTGACCGGCGACACCGTCACGGTCCAGCTGACGCCTTACGACCTCACCAAGGGCCGCATCGTTTTCCGGGGCCGCTAG
- the aat gene encoding leucyl/phenylalanyl-tRNA--protein transferase produces the protein MIPMLQPDDPPDHFPDPARALRHPDGLLAFGGDLSAERLVAAYQRGIFPWYNEGDPILWWSPDPRTVLLPAAIHRSRRLERRMRQARYRASIDEAFDPVVHACAEPRGTESGTWLLPEMHAAYSRLHHSQGLAHSIELWDGDHLVGGLYGIALGRVFFGESMFSRVPDASKILLVILGCQLARRDYRLIDAQVASPHLLRMGAQLWPRPRFLQELSRAVTDDPPLPLAPLDPDLSTPGGGLVAARDIEQRCRL, from the coding sequence ATGATCCCCATGCTGCAGCCCGATGATCCACCCGATCATTTCCCCGACCCCGCACGCGCCCTGCGCCATCCAGACGGGTTGCTCGCGTTCGGCGGTGATCTGTCCGCAGAAAGGCTGGTCGCCGCCTACCAGCGCGGTATCTTCCCTTGGTACAACGAGGGTGACCCCATCCTGTGGTGGTCGCCCGATCCCCGCACCGTCCTGCTGCCGGCTGCCATCCATCGTTCCCGTCGCCTTGAACGGCGCATGCGACAAGCCCGCTACCGCGCCAGCATCGACGAAGCATTCGACCCGGTGGTCCACGCATGCGCCGAACCACGCGGCACCGAATCCGGCACCTGGCTGCTTCCGGAGATGCACGCGGCCTACAGCCGGCTGCATCATTCCCAGGGTCTGGCCCATTCCATTGAACTCTGGGATGGCGATCATCTCGTCGGGGGACTCTACGGCATCGCCCTGGGCCGTGTTTTTTTCGGCGAATCGATGTTCAGCCGGGTACCGGATGCATCCAAGATCCTGCTGGTCATCCTCGGCTGTCAGCTGGCCCGGCGGGATTACCGTTTGATCGACGCGCAGGTCGCCTCGCCACACTTGCTGCGAATGGGTGCGCAGTTGTGGCCGCGTCCGCGATTCCTTCAGGAACTTTCGCGTGCCGTGACCGACGACCCGCCCCTTCCGCTGGCGCCACTGGATCCCGATCTCAGCACTCCTGGCGGGGGACTTGTCGCGGCCAGAGACATTGAACAACGGTGCCGCTTGTAG
- a CDS encoding GNAT family N-acetyltransferase: MSLHVRVHARLDEIDAAQWNALDASGYPFLRHEYLSALEQTGCVGNGTGWQPCHLAAYDNGQLCAALPLYQKAHSLGEFVFDFSWADAYDRLGLAYYPKLVAAIPFTPVAGPRALPTTGHPEDAHRLLVQTALASMERADLSSFHCLFPDKTQADHWSRETGLLLRKACQFRWHNQGFADFDDHLSMFSADKRKKIRRERRRVRDAGLRLETWLGGDMTPDRWQAVYPLLADTFYRHGHHPYLSQAFFERISPALGEQMLLFVAFDDQTLVGAALAFRDAHTLYGRYWGTRGNWDSLHFELCYHCGIDYCIRHGLTDYDPGTQGEHKLARGFLPSLTYSLHAIAHPALRQAIADFLTQESNWVDRYAARMDAHSPFKTNSA; encoded by the coding sequence ATGTCCCTGCACGTCCGTGTTCATGCCCGACTCGACGAAATCGACGCCGCGCAGTGGAATGCGTTGGATGCCAGCGGCTATCCTTTCCTGCGCCATGAGTATCTCAGCGCCTTGGAACAGACCGGTTGTGTCGGAAACGGGACAGGCTGGCAGCCCTGCCATTTGGCAGCTTACGACAACGGCCAATTGTGCGCTGCCCTGCCGCTCTACCAGAAAGCCCACTCACTGGGCGAATTCGTTTTCGACTTTTCGTGGGCCGATGCCTACGACAGGCTGGGCCTTGCCTACTACCCGAAACTGGTTGCCGCAATTCCGTTCACGCCGGTGGCTGGGCCGCGCGCACTGCCCACCACGGGGCATCCGGAGGACGCGCATCGTCTGCTTGTTCAGACAGCGCTCGCCAGCATGGAACGCGCCGACCTGTCCTCTTTCCATTGCCTGTTTCCGGACAAAACGCAGGCCGACCATTGGTCCCGGGAAACCGGCCTGCTGTTACGCAAGGCCTGTCAGTTTCGCTGGCACAATCAGGGCTTTGCCGACTTTGATGACCATCTCTCGATGTTCAGCGCCGACAAGCGCAAGAAAATCCGCCGCGAACGACGCCGCGTCCGCGACGCCGGACTGAGGCTGGAAACCTGGCTGGGCGGTGACATGACGCCAGACCGCTGGCAGGCGGTGTATCCCTTGCTGGCCGACACGTTCTATCGTCATGGCCATCACCCCTATCTCAGCCAGGCGTTCTTTGAACGCATCAGCCCGGCACTCGGGGAACAGATGCTGCTCTTTGTCGCCTTCGATGACCAGACGCTGGTCGGCGCCGCCCTCGCTTTCCGGGATGCCCACACCCTCTACGGACGCTATTGGGGCACGCGTGGCAACTGGGACAGCCTGCATTTCGAATTGTGCTACCACTGCGGCATCGACTACTGCATTCGGCATGGCCTCACCGACTACGATCCGGGCACCCAAGGCGAGCACAAGCTGGCACGCGGCTTCTTACCCAGTCTGACCTACTCGCTACACGCCATCGCCCATCCGGCACTGCGCCAGGCCATCGCCGATTTCCTGACCCAGGAAAGCAACTGGGTCGATCGCTATGCGGCGCGCATGGACGCGCACAGCCCGTTCAAGACCAATTCAGCATGA
- a CDS encoding alanine dehydrogenase translates to MHIAIPKETKPYEGRVALLPDACDSLIRRGHVVTVQSQAGEASGYSDAHYQRIGVEVAADAAATYAAGELIVKVKEPLPAEWALLRDDHRLFSFLHLAAAPDLVDALCRRGLTAWAFETVKAGEQFPLLAPMSRIAGVLAIHQGARWLQGVSGGRGVLLGRMPGVPRARVVVVGCGQAGLSAIGTAAALGASVEAFDLQQSALDAAATLGANVTTLYPHGDALADAVAAADLVVGAVLVPGRRAPAVITEAMVQRMRPGTVIVDISIDQGGCVETMEPRGYDDPAYLRHGVWHLGVANLPGAVPRTASQALSAALLPYVAMLASSPLGDEPAELASALSIRGGKLVDERVRAERELA, encoded by the coding sequence ATGCACATCGCCATTCCCAAGGAAACCAAACCCTATGAAGGCCGGGTTGCTCTGCTGCCGGATGCCTGCGACAGCCTGATCCGTAGGGGGCATGTTGTGACTGTGCAGTCGCAGGCCGGGGAGGCCAGCGGCTACTCCGATGCGCACTATCAACGAATCGGTGTCGAAGTTGCCGCGGATGCGGCGGCGACCTACGCCGCCGGCGAACTGATCGTGAAGGTCAAGGAACCTTTGCCGGCGGAATGGGCACTGTTGCGTGACGATCACCGCTTGTTTTCCTTTTTGCACCTGGCTGCCGCGCCGGATCTGGTCGATGCCCTGTGCCGCCGCGGACTGACGGCATGGGCATTCGAGACCGTGAAGGCTGGCGAGCAGTTTCCGCTGCTTGCACCGATGAGTCGCATTGCCGGTGTGCTGGCCATTCATCAAGGCGCGCGCTGGTTGCAGGGCGTGAGCGGCGGGCGCGGCGTGCTGCTGGGGCGCATGCCGGGTGTGCCACGGGCCCGTGTGGTCGTGGTCGGTTGCGGACAGGCGGGTCTGTCGGCGATCGGGACAGCGGCCGCTCTCGGCGCATCGGTCGAGGCGTTTGATCTGCAGCAGTCCGCCTTGGACGCCGCAGCGACCCTGGGCGCCAATGTGACCACACTCTATCCACACGGCGATGCGCTGGCCGATGCAGTCGCTGCGGCCGATCTGGTCGTCGGTGCCGTGCTGGTGCCGGGACGGCGGGCGCCCGCGGTGATCACCGAGGCCATGGTTCAGCGCATGCGGCCGGGAACCGTGATCGTCGACATCTCCATTGATCAGGGGGGGTGCGTGGAAACCATGGAGCCCCGTGGGTATGATGATCCAGCTTACCTGCGTCACGGCGTCTGGCACCTCGGTGTGGCCAATCTGCCAGGCGCGGTGCCACGGACCGCCTCTCAGGCCTTGTCTGCAGCGCTGCTGCCTTATGTGGCGATGCTGGCAAGTTCGCCGCTGGGCGATGAGCCGGCCGAGTTGGCTTCCGCCTTGAGCATCCGAGGCGGCAAGCTGGTGGATGAACGGGTGCGGGCCGAGCGCGAGCTGGCCTGA
- a CDS encoding DNA translocase FtsK codes for MSPSPVSGSSSASRAGAAGRGLREALLLLAITGAGFLLIALLSFHPSDPTWSQIGDSGPVDNRGGVLGAWLADALLTAFGYLAYGLSVALAYAGWRFYKVRAAGPIPPAERRWRLGGAVLAFLSASGLAALHVREDLLPLPQGSGGWIGDRIAEAALAAFNPFGSTLILIPLMLVGITLATHLSWITLAEGTGRLVLKGLEALRRVAARIRTRRAHHPGVDGVRAEPVSRLRRPAKASAEALRIDPPPRPVKRSERAERERQVPIFHDPSDAALPPLALLDPARAIEAAYTPEALEGLSRLVEIKLADFGVTVKVVAVHPGPVITRFELQPAPGVKVSQISGLSKDLARALSAVSVRVVEVIPGKSVVGLEIPNPQRELVCLSEILHSQAYDDSASPLTLALGKDIGGQPVVADLGRMPHLLVAGTTGSGKSVAINAMLLSLLYKARPEQVRLILVDPKMLELSVYEGIPHLLAPVVTDMRDTANALRWCVAEMDRRYRLMAALGVRNIAGLNRRVAESAQAGTPLSDPLRPLDEDGQPTELASLPYLVVVIDELADLMMVAGKKVEELIARLAQKARAAGIHLILATQRPSVDVITGLIKANIPTRIAFQVSSKIDSRTILDQMGAETLLGHGDMLYLPPGSGFPQRVHGAFASDAEVHRVVDHLKKLGTPTYLDEILQGPEDEGSGFADTEGSSDAEQDPLYDEALRLVTESRKASVSGVQRRLRIGYNRAARLVEAMEQAGVVGALQPNGSREVLAPPPAGQD; via the coding sequence TTGTCGCCAAGCCCTGTTTCCGGTTCATCGTCCGCTTCCCGTGCTGGGGCAGCAGGGCGGGGCCTGCGCGAAGCCTTGTTGCTGCTGGCCATTACGGGTGCCGGCTTTCTGCTGATTGCGTTGTTGAGCTTTCATCCCAGCGATCCGACCTGGAGTCAGATCGGGGATTCGGGTCCGGTGGACAATCGGGGTGGGGTGCTCGGCGCCTGGTTGGCCGATGCCCTGTTGACGGCCTTCGGTTATCTCGCCTACGGCTTGAGTGTTGCCTTGGCATACGCCGGTTGGCGATTCTACAAGGTACGCGCGGCGGGGCCGATTCCGCCGGCGGAGCGGCGCTGGCGTCTGGGCGGCGCGGTGCTGGCGTTTCTCTCGGCCAGCGGCTTGGCTGCCCTGCATGTGCGCGAAGACCTGCTGCCGCTGCCGCAGGGCTCCGGCGGATGGATCGGCGATCGGATTGCCGAGGCAGCGCTGGCGGCCTTCAATCCCTTCGGCTCCACCCTGATTCTGATTCCGCTGATGCTCGTCGGCATCACGTTGGCCACGCATCTGTCCTGGATCACCTTGGCCGAAGGCACTGGCCGACTCGTGCTGAAGGGACTGGAAGCGCTGCGGCGAGTGGCGGCGCGGATACGGACGCGCCGCGCGCATCATCCTGGGGTTGACGGTGTCCGCGCCGAACCCGTATCTCGCCTGCGGCGGCCGGCCAAGGCATCGGCTGAAGCACTGCGTATCGATCCGCCGCCGCGGCCGGTCAAACGCAGCGAGCGGGCCGAGCGAGAACGCCAGGTGCCGATTTTCCATGATCCGTCCGATGCCGCGTTGCCGCCGCTCGCCCTGCTCGACCCGGCGCGCGCGATCGAGGCTGCCTACACGCCGGAGGCCCTGGAGGGGCTCTCCCGGCTGGTGGAGATTAAGCTCGCCGATTTCGGAGTGACCGTCAAAGTGGTGGCCGTGCATCCCGGTCCGGTGATTACGCGCTTCGAGCTGCAGCCGGCGCCAGGGGTCAAGGTGAGCCAGATTTCGGGTTTGTCCAAGGATCTGGCGCGCGCCCTGTCGGCCGTCAGCGTTCGGGTGGTCGAGGTGATCCCGGGCAAGTCGGTGGTCGGGCTTGAGATTCCCAATCCGCAGCGCGAACTGGTCTGCCTGAGCGAGATTCTACATTCCCAGGCCTACGATGATTCCGCCTCACCACTCACGCTGGCGCTGGGTAAGGATATCGGCGGACAACCGGTGGTCGCCGATCTGGGGCGCATGCCACACCTGCTGGTTGCGGGAACGACCGGATCGGGCAAGTCGGTGGCCATCAACGCCATGCTGCTCAGCCTGCTCTACAAGGCCCGGCCGGAGCAGGTGAGATTGATTCTGGTCGACCCCAAGATGCTGGAGCTTTCGGTCTACGAAGGCATTCCGCATTTGCTCGCGCCGGTTGTCACCGACATGCGGGATACCGCCAATGCCCTGCGCTGGTGCGTGGCCGAAATGGATCGGCGTTATCGGCTCATGGCTGCCCTGGGAGTCCGCAACATCGCCGGGCTCAATCGGCGTGTGGCCGAATCGGCACAGGCCGGCACACCTCTGAGCGATCCCTTGCGTCCGCTGGACGAGGATGGCCAGCCGACGGAACTGGCCAGCTTGCCCTATCTGGTCGTGGTCATTGATGAACTGGCCGATCTGATGATGGTGGCCGGCAAGAAAGTCGAAGAGCTGATTGCCCGTCTCGCCCAGAAGGCACGAGCGGCCGGCATTCACCTGATCCTGGCGACCCAGCGCCCGTCGGTGGATGTGATCACCGGGCTCATCAAGGCCAATATTCCAACGCGGATTGCCTTTCAGGTGTCCAGCAAGATCGACTCGCGGACCATTCTCGACCAGATGGGTGCCGAGACGCTGCTCGGCCATGGCGACATGCTCTATCTTCCCCCGGGCAGCGGCTTCCCACAGCGCGTGCACGGGGCATTCGCCTCGGACGCCGAAGTCCATCGCGTGGTAGATCATCTCAAGAAGCTGGGAACGCCGACCTACCTCGATGAAATTCTTCAGGGTCCGGAAGACGAGGGGAGCGGCTTTGCCGACACCGAGGGCAGCAGCGATGCCGAGCAGGACCCGCTGTACGATGAAGCATTGAGGCTGGTGACCGAATCGCGCAAGGCCTCGGTTTCCGGTGTGCAGCGCCGGCTGCGGATCGGCTACAACCGGGCGGCGCGTCTGGTCGAGGCCATGGAGCAGGCCGGCGTGGTCGGTGCCTTGCAGCCGAACGGCTCGCGCGAAGTGCTGGCGCCACCGCCGGCAGGTCAGGATTGA
- the lolA gene encoding outer membrane lipoprotein chaperone LolA, with protein sequence MQTGIRLIAAWIVWLAGAGLAWAGGLQELEAFNAKVKTFEARFVQVAIDDPARASDRQSGQLWIARPGRFRWEYAGGLDQVILSDGKTLQLYDRPLAQVTRRPLDQALAATPAVLLSGRGDLSAQFDLAEEPSREDLSWVTLTPRSPDTDFRVIRLGLRGGVIQRMELEDHFDQQTRIDFSQIRVNKPIDEGVFRLKLPAGVEVIEE encoded by the coding sequence ATGCAGACAGGGATACGCCTGATTGCGGCGTGGATCGTGTGGCTGGCAGGCGCCGGCCTGGCCTGGGCCGGCGGCCTGCAGGAACTTGAAGCATTCAACGCTAAGGTGAAAACCTTCGAAGCCCGGTTCGTCCAGGTGGCGATCGACGATCCGGCGCGGGCGAGCGATCGGCAGAGCGGGCAACTGTGGATCGCGCGCCCCGGCCGATTCCGCTGGGAGTATGCGGGCGGGTTGGATCAGGTCATCCTGAGCGATGGCAAGACGCTTCAACTCTATGATCGTCCGCTGGCGCAGGTGACCCGTCGGCCGCTGGATCAGGCGCTGGCGGCGACGCCGGCTGTGCTGTTGAGCGGCCGCGGGGATTTGTCCGCCCAATTCGATTTGGCCGAAGAGCCGTCACGCGAAGACCTGAGCTGGGTGACGCTCACGCCCCGCAGCCCCGATACCGATTTTCGCGTGATCCGCCTGGGTTTGCGCGGCGGCGTGATCCAGCGTATGGAGCTTGAAGATCACTTCGATCAGCAGACCCGGATCGATTTTTCACAGATCCGGGTCAACAAACCGATCGATGAGGGCGTTTTTCGCCTCAAGCTGCCCGCCGGCGTCGAGGTCATCGAGGAATGA
- a CDS encoding VanZ family protein, which translates to MSLFRMPVVGFALGILGLMAVAWVSLIPLDPGSLSSRHDKLAHLSVYSVVGAWFGIFVRLRWWPLLWLALGLFGIGIELAQQRTGYRSFDRWDILTNWAGISLGLALLAAPLRYWLVPEGRADSVLR; encoded by the coding sequence ATGAGCCTGTTTCGCATGCCTGTCGTCGGATTCGCTTTGGGGATTCTCGGACTCATGGCGGTGGCTTGGGTCAGCCTGATCCCACTGGATCCGGGATCGTTGTCGAGCCGTCATGACAAGCTGGCGCATCTGTCGGTCTACAGCGTCGTCGGTGCCTGGTTCGGAATTTTCGTGCGACTGCGCTGGTGGCCGCTGCTCTGGCTGGCGCTGGGACTGTTCGGCATCGGGATCGAACTGGCTCAGCAGCGCACCGGGTATCGCAGCTTCGACCGTTGGGACATTCTGACCAACTGGGCCGGGATCAGTCTCGGATTGGCTTTGCTGGCCGCGCCGCTGCGCTATTGGTTGGTCCCGGAAGGCCGGGCCGACTCGGTCCTGCGGTAA
- a CDS encoding replication-associated recombination protein A, whose protein sequence is MINDGQPDLFPRSGGSAPLADRLRPRHLDEVAGQAHLLGSGQPLRAILEGGRLHSMILWGPPGTGKTTLARLMAQQADLHFLSLSAVQAGIREVREAVDAARRERSASGRGTVLFLDEVHRFNKAQQDAFLPHIEDGTLVFIGATTENPSFELNRALLSRARVYVLHALDEADLARILERALTDADRGLGGLHLAVSAPARALLIGAADGDARRLLGLLELGAELVGTGGQIDAATVERLLTGSGARQFDKGGDLFFDQISALHKAVRGSSPDGALYWLARMLDGGTDPLYIARRLVRMASEDIGNADPRALQLALDAWETQERLGSPEGHLALAQAATYLACASKSNAVYRAFDAARADVAQHGSLPVPLHLRNAPTGLMKQLGHGRAYRYAHDEPDAYAAGEHYFPERMAPTRYYYPVPRGLELRIGERLALLRERDRAARGEPPSDTPS, encoded by the coding sequence ATGATCAACGACGGCCAGCCCGATCTATTCCCGCGATCCGGGGGTTCGGCGCCGCTGGCCGATCGGCTGCGGCCCCGGCATCTGGATGAAGTCGCGGGCCAGGCGCACCTGCTGGGCTCCGGTCAGCCGCTGCGGGCCATCCTCGAGGGTGGCCGGCTGCATTCCATGATTCTGTGGGGCCCGCCGGGAACGGGCAAGACGACCCTGGCCCGGCTCATGGCGCAGCAGGCGGATCTGCACTTTCTCAGCCTCTCCGCTGTACAGGCGGGGATCCGCGAAGTCCGCGAGGCGGTGGACGCCGCCCGCCGGGAGCGCAGCGCGAGCGGCCGGGGCACCGTACTCTTTCTCGACGAAGTGCACCGCTTCAACAAGGCGCAGCAGGACGCCTTCCTGCCCCACATCGAGGACGGCACGCTGGTCTTCATCGGCGCGACCACCGAGAACCCCTCCTTCGAGCTCAATCGGGCCTTGCTCTCGCGTGCGCGGGTCTATGTGCTGCACGCCCTGGACGAGGCCGATCTCGCCCGCATACTCGAGCGGGCCCTCACCGACGCCGACCGGGGGTTGGGCGGATTGCATCTGGCGGTTTCTGCGCCGGCGCGGGCGCTGTTGATCGGTGCCGCGGATGGTGATGCGAGGCGGCTACTGGGCCTGCTGGAACTCGGCGCCGAGCTGGTGGGTACGGGCGGTCAGATCGATGCGGCAACCGTCGAACGGCTGCTCACCGGCAGCGGCGCGCGCCAGTTCGACAAGGGTGGCGATCTCTTTTTCGACCAGATCTCCGCGCTGCACAAGGCCGTGCGTGGCTCATCACCCGACGGCGCGCTCTACTGGCTGGCGCGTATGCTCGACGGGGGCACGGATCCGCTCTACATCGCCCGGCGTCTGGTGCGCATGGCCAGCGAGGACATCGGCAACGCCGATCCACGGGCGCTGCAACTGGCCTTGGATGCTTGGGAGACACAGGAACGGCTCGGTTCGCCCGAAGGGCATCTGGCGCTGGCCCAGGCGGCAACCTATCTGGCCTGTGCGTCCAAGAGCAACGCGGTCTACCGGGCCTTCGACGCTGCGCGCGCCGATGTGGCCCAGCATGGGTCGCTGCCGGTCCCCCTCCATCTGCGCAATGCCCCAACGGGGCTCATGAAGCAGCTGGGTCACGGACGCGCCTATCGCTACGCGCATGACGAACCCGATGCCTATGCCGCCGGCGAACACTACTTTCCGGAACGGATGGCGCCCACCCGTTACTATTACCCCGTCCCGCGCGGTCTGGAACTGCGGATCGGCGAACGTCTGGCGCTGCTGCGCGAGCGCGATCGCGCTGCCCGGGGCGAGCCGCCGTCGGACACTCCTTCATGA